GACAGCGTCGAGGAGTTGGTCGCCGAGGAACAAGGTGACGAAATCGTTGCTGGGGGACACGGCGATGTGCTGGTACAGGTGGTAGAAGCTGGCGAGGGCCAAGGCGAACGTTCGACCGCGGCGACCGATCATGTCGATAATCCGGATACGTCGCTCAGAGTAACGCCGCGTCATCTCCGCGACGCTGAACTTGTGGTGCATCCGCGAGGAGGCAACGAGCTTGCGGTCCTCGGATGTCATCCCGACGACCTTGGCTAGCAGCAGGTTCTTCACCCCGTGCCAGATCAGCCCCCACCCGAGAGTCCCGAACACGAGAACGTCGAGGACAGCCAAGACGGAACTCACTGTCAACTGGTAGCCGCCGTAGAAGGCGGAGTGTCCGGTGAACTGGGTCACCACCCAATATGCTGTAAGCACTACGTTGCAGGCCAACAGGACTCGAAAGACGGTGTTGGCCCGGTGCAGCGACGTCATTTCTGGGGCGGGCCTGAGGACCTCGACTGGTGTCATAACTTGTTCCACGTGACCAAGGTAGGGGAGGGGTGGAGTAGAGGCAGTCGATTTGCGGTTAGGGTGACTTCCTGCATTGCCAGTGGTCTGGTGACGAATATGGCCGACCGGTCAGAGCGCCGTAGCCAACAGTTTGTTCTGTAAAGGGGGAGGAAGCAGTGAAGTGTCTGGGGGATTATTCAGTGAATCTGAAATCCTTGCAAGAAAGGCAGGGCTTAAATAATCGCAAGAGCGGCTCATTTAGATAGAAAAGAATTTGACAAGCTTCCGCGTCTGCGGCGTCCTTGTCATAGCCCAGATAAGGCCTAGCGCAGTGAGCGTGATCGCATCGTAATGGGCGAGCACTGAAACTGGAGAATGAGAATGGTATGGGGTGTTGCCAGTGATGCCGTGGAGGTTGACTGATGGTTGAGCCCCTCAAACTCAATGGCTTCGAAGAACTCCCCCCCCACGGACCGTGCCGGTCTGCTGCTCCATCACGTTTGCCCGTTGTGATGCCAGCAAACAGAGCCATCGTGGTGCTCTCGGCGTGGAAGAGTGGGTGCCGTGCTGGATGATCTCGGTTCTGATGTTGCCCTGCGTGAGCCACCCAGGCGGGTGGTGTCGCTGGTGCCGTCCCTGACGGAGGCGATCGCCGTCACTGTGCCCGGGGTGCTCGTCGGGGCTACGGACTGGTGCACCCATCCCGCTGGACTCGACGTCACCCGGGTGCGGGGCACCAAGAACCCCAATCGCGACCTCATCGCCGCGCTTCATCCCGACCTCGTGGTGGCCAACCAGGAGGAGAACCGCCGTCTCGACGTCGACCGGCTGCGGGCTGCCGGAATCCCTGTGTGGGTGACCCGCATCGACAGCATCGCCGAGGCCCTCGATAGCCTGGACCGGCTGTTCCGGGAGGCCTTCGGACTGCGTGAGACCGACTGGATTGACAAGGCCCGCGAGGTGTGGAACCGGCCGCCGAGGCTGACCGGCCGGGTGGCGCTCCCAGTGTGGCGGGACCCCTGGATCTGGGTGGGCGCAGGCACCTACCCCAACGATGTGCTGCGCCGCCTGGGCCTGGTCAATATTGTTGATGAGTTGCGGTATCCGCATCTTAAAATCAGCGACGCCCTCCGCCGGAATCCCGACCTGGCCCTGCTTCCCGACGAGCCCTACCCCTTCACCGCAGCCGACGGCCCGGAGGCGCTGGGGCCGGTGCGGCCGGTCGCGGTGAAGGGCAGGTCGCTGTTCTGGTACGGCCCCGCGATGCTCAAGGCCCGGGACGAGCTGGAGGCCGCCCTGCTTACGTAGCCTTACACGATGGCTTGCTCTTGGCGCTGAAAGGCCCCTGCCTGCCAGTAGATGCCCAGGGCCAGGGTGAAGGTCGTGGCGGTAAAGGCGCTGATACCCCAGTAGCCGGGCAGGATGGTCAGCAGGGTGCCACCGATCGCGCCCGTGACGGAGGTTCCCAAATACATTGCGGTGTTCGATAATGACGACACCGTCCCTCGGACCTGTCCCGCGTGACTCTGCAGCTGCCCCATCATCACCGGGAGCAGTGCGCCCCCGGCCAGCATCGTGATGGCGAACGCAGCGGTCGCGCTCCACCGGGACGGCATCGCCGAGGCGGTCAGGAAGCCACAGCCGACGACGATGATCCCGGCCCACAGCGAGGTGCGTTCGCCGATCCTTGCCACCAGCCTTGGGCCGGCGAGCGACCCTATTCCCTGCCCGATACCGATGACCATCATGGAGGTGCCGAGGTCGGTCTGCGCCGCGCCGAAGTCCCTGGCCAGCCACGAGGCGATGAACGAGAACGCGCCCAGGCAACCCGCCTGGAAGACGAGATACGCCACCAGCGACCACCTCAGGACCCGCGACCCGAGAACCCCCCGGTAGGGGTCGAGGATCCTCTCTGAGCTGGTGGATGGTCGGACGTTCGGGAACGCTGCGAACAACGTCATCCACAGCAGGACGCTGGCTGCGGCGATCGCGAAGAAGGGAAGCCGCCAGTCCTGAGCCGACAGGTAGGAACCGATCGGGATGCCAGCCACCTGGGCAATCGCCAGGCCTGCCGTCGCATACCCCATGACCTTGATGACCGACCCACGCGGCACCACCATCGGGATGGCTGCCCAGATCTGCGGGCTGACGAAGGCTGCTCCCACACCCGCCAAGAAACGCGTGGCGAACATGGACCAGAAGCTCCACGTCAGACCGCAGGCGCCGGTGAACACCGTGAAGGCCGCCACGCCGGCCAGTAGGACTGCGCGGCGGTCGTTGCGGTCTGAGACTGGGCCTGCGACCAGGGCGAATAGCGCATACCCGAGGGCGTAGGCCGACACCAGCCAGCCCGCCTGCGCTAGTGGGACGCCGAACTCACGCTGCAGCAGCGGCAGCAGGGGAGTGATGAGAAAGGTGTCGGTTCCGATCACGAAAAGGGTGAAGAACGACAGCACCCCCATCACCGGCTCGCTGACGGTTTTCTGATGGCTGGGCATGACCACTCCTTTCATTCGATGTTCGTCGAACTAAGAATTGTTCAACAGGGTGGAGTAGTCAAACCTGGTGTGGCGATGGGTTGTGTCGCACGAGGGGCGAGCTGGTAGCGTCAATGGTTGGGTTCTCGTCGAACAATCGGTGGATCGGAGTGTGTGGAGATGGCCAGGGAGGTATCCCATCCGGCTGCGGCTGACCTCAGTCTGGACGCGGTGCTGGGCGCGCTGTCCGATCCACTCCGCCGCGACATACTGCGCCGCATCGCCGACGAAGGGCCGCTCTACTGCGGTGATCTGGAGTATGACGTCGTGAAATCCACCCTCTCGCATCACCTGAGGGTGCTGCGGAAATCTGGGCTGATGCACACCGAGGTCTTGGGCAAGCATCGCCGGATCACCCGCCGCGACCACGTCGTCGGACGGCGTTTCCCCGGTCTGCTGGAGGCAGTCGGATTACCACCGGGGGAGGGCCGCTGGGAGGAATAGCCCCAGCGACCCCGTGTGTGATTTCTCAGGTGGTCTTGATGATCCCTCCGTCGGCGATGATCTCGGTGCCGGTGATGTTCCCGGCCGCAGGGGAAGCCAGGAAGGCGATCAGCGCCGCGACCTCCTCCGGCTCGCTGATCCGCCCGGACGTGATGCCGAAGGTGGCGGGCATGGCGGTCAGGAAGTCGGCGTGGGGCGCGCCGTTCGCGGCTGCGACCTGGGCGCCAAAGCCGTCGGGGTCGCGCCACAGGCCGGTCCCGACCGGGCCGGGGGAGACGGTATTGACCCGCACGCCCTGCGGACCGAACTCCTCGCTGAGGCGTTTGCCAAAAGCGACGAGCGCGGCCTTCGCCTCGCTGTAGCCGACCGGGCCGGTGGAGGGGAAACGGGCATTGACCGATCCCAGGTTCACGATCGCCCCCCGGCGTTCGATGAGGCTCGGCAGCGCCGCCTTGGAGGTCCAGACCGCGCTGAAGAGGTTGAGGTTCAGCAGGTGGTGCCACTGGGAGTCGTCGCTGTCCAGGAACCCGCCCAGGCCCATGTGGTCGAGATCGCCGGCGCCGACGTTGTTGACCAGGATGTCGAGGCCGCCGAACTCCGCCAGCGCCGTCCCGACCGCGGATGCGGCCCCCTCGGGCGTCGACAGATCTGCGGCGATGGCGGTCTGGGCCACTTCTGCCAGCTCCGGCGTGATGGTCCGGGCAGCCCCGGCAACGCGGACCCCCTCGGCGGTCAGCGCCCGGGCGACGGCCAGCCCGATTCCCCGACTGGCGCCGGTGACGAGTGCGGTCTTTCCCTCAAGGTGTAGGTCCATGTGCAGCCTTTCTTTTTGAACTATCGGTCTAAAACTTGGGTGTGTGAAAGCGCGGGCTTCTGTGTTCATGACGTCAGAGTCCCGTGAGTGCGGTGTCGATCACCCCGTAGAGGGTCGGGGCATCGTGGGTCATGGCCATTACCCGCAGGCCTGCGAGCGTCGTGGCGAGGTGGTGGGCGAAGGCGTCCGCGTCGAGGTCGGCCCGGACGTCGCCCGCGCACTGGCCGCGCCGGATGCGTTCTGCGAACCAGCTCGTCGACTCGTTCTGCATCCGCCGCAGCTTGCGGGCGATCTCAGGGTCGTGGCCCGCGAGCTCGACCGCGGTATTGCCGATCAGGCAGCCCCGGCGCTGCGGCTGTGCGAGGTCGGAGTCGACGACGGACCGCAGCGCGTCGGTGAGGCATTCCCTGGTGCTGCCCGGATGGTCCAGGAGACCCTTCGCGAGATCGGTGATCTGCTGGTGGTACCGGTCAAGACACTTGTCGAACAGCGCCCGCTTGCTGGTGAAGGCGTTGTACAGGCTGCCCTTCGCGAGCCCCGTCACCTCTGCCAGGCGAGCCGGGGAGGTCGCGTGGTAGCCGTTGGCCCAGAACTCCTCCATGGCGCGGTCGATGACCGCGTCGTCGTCGAAGGTCCGAGGCCTGCCCATGACGTCGAGGGTAGCGGTATTGGACCCATGGGTCAATAATTTTCTGCTGCGGTGCTGCGCCGTCAGTAGAAGGTCCAGCTGGGTTCTCTCACCTCACGCAGGCCAGGAAGGTCTTGTCGGGGACCTGGCTTGTGGTGAACCACCGCGCCTTGCTCTGGGTGATGACACAGCCGGGGGCGGCCCAGGTGTCAGGAAGAATGCGCCAGTCGACCAGCAGAGGTGTGGCCGCGGGCAGGTCGGCAGGGATGTCGGTGGATGTGCCGGGGCGGTGCAGCCTCAGATGTGGGCCATCTGACATGCCCCAGGTGATGGCGTAGAGGTCGCTGGTGGGCCAGGTCTTCTCCAGGTCTTGTATATCCAGGCTGTCTGGTAGGTCAGCGGGGGGTGGCATGAGGTCTGTGATGCCGCCGGTGCTGGGGTCAAAGACCGCTACCTGGTCGTCACGGCGCAACACCAGTCGGGTTCTGGAGGCGCCGTCGATGTCGTTGAACTGACCCAGGGGGATCGTGCGGCCGTCCGTTAGGGAGTATGCCTGGATGTGTGGGTATGAATCCGGCTCTGTGGTGCCTGGTGTCTGCGTTGCCTGCGCCACCCAGCCGTTGACCTCCGGCACCCTCAGTCGTCCCCCGTGGAGAAGCAGTTTGTTGACGAGAAGATTTCGCAGCTCTGCTGTCCTGCTCGGCTCGGATGCATCCGCCACTTGGGCTTTCGCGAGAGCAATCTTGGGATTTGAGGAATTGCTGGAACCGGATTGTTGAGGCATCTCGACCTCATCGATGTAGCGCGTGCCGTCACTGCCTAGTAGGCGGAAGCCGGCCAGCGCCTTTGCCGAGGAGAGGCCGACGGAATCCATCGGCTTATCGTCGATGGTGGTTTCTGCGGCGGCGACTTCGCCGGTGGCAGTGTCCAGGATCTCGATTATGCTGACCTCCTTGGTCTTTTTCCTATCGTTTTCTCTGGAGCAGAAATTCACCATGGCGAAATGGCGGTCGGAGCTGGTCAATAGGTAATTTTTTTCTTCTTTGCCGTTCCAGCTCTTTAAATTCAGTTCGCATATCTTCAGGTTGGTGCGGTGGCGTTCCCAGAGCGTGTTGCCGTCTGCATCGAGGGCGGTGATGCCGTGTTTTTGAACGATGATGGGGCCTCGGAGCCCGGGTTCGCCGTCGAATGAGGCGCCATCGAGGACCTTAACCCAGGCGACTTCGCCGGTGACGGCTTGGGGCAGGTCGGGATAGAGCTCGGTGCCAGGTGCGGCGGTGGCGGCTATCAGCTTAGGGGTGAGCTGCCACATCATGCCCGTGATGAGTGCGAGTGCCAGTAGCGATGCCAGTCCGCCCAGCCAGGCGCTGGGTTTGAGGATTTGTTTGAGGGGGTTTCCTGGGTTTGAGCCTGAGATTTTCACCGTGGCGTCGCAGGTGGCGGCGCCGGTCAGCGCCAGGATGGCGAGGCCTGCCGTGAGGCGTCCGGGCTGAGGAATCGTCACCTGTGTTGAGCCAGCCCACAAAGCCAGCAGCCGGTACGACGCCAGGGCTCCACCCGCGACAGTGCTCGTGACGGTAAACCATCGTGGCACCACGGCGAGCCATTGCGGCACCGGGAGCCGGAAGCTCTCCCGCCTGGCGAACAGCCACCATGTGAGGGACCAGCCGGTTCCGAGAATGATTGCCGCCCAGTCAGCTTCTGATGGGCTCATGGTGATGGGAAGCGTCGGATAGAGGCGGGTGCTCCAGATCACCAGCCCGATCCCTACCAATAGCAGGATGATCCGGGCTCCGGACAGCAGGGCTGATAAGCGGTTCATCTCTTCATCACCTCACACAAGCCAGGAGGGTCTTGTCGATTTCGCGCACGCTACTTCGCTGTCTCGTCGTGTTCTGGACCATGACGCAGCCGGGAACAGCCCAGCTGGTGGCCCGGACAATGTCGTCCAGCTTCGGAGCGTTTGCGGGGAGCTCCACAGGCACATCGACGGATGTGCCCGGACGGCGCAAAGCAAGGTGAGGACCGCCTGTTGTTCTCCAATCGACGGTGTAGAGGTCGCCAGTGGGCCAGGCCTTTCCCACGTCGTTGATGTCCTCAGAGTTGGGAGTGCCATCGGAGGGCTCCGGGTAAGGCATGGGATCGCTGATGGTTGCGGTGCCAGGGTCGAACACCGCCACCTGGCCATCGCGGGCCAGCACTAGGCGGGTCTCGGAGGTATGCAGGACCCTGTCGAAATCGCCGAGCGGCACCGTCTGGCCTGTGTTGAGGGAGTAGGCCTGCAGTGTAGTGGCTTTCGAAGTCCCAGGATCTGAAGTCCTAGGCGCGAGTTGCGCCATCCAGCCGTGGGCAGTGTTCACGCGGTCCCTATTGCCATCGATGAGGTTGTCGACGCGCTGGTAGTCGTCCGGATCGGAGTCAGAGAACATGACGATAGAGCAGGGAGCGGCGCGGATGCAGTCCGTCTGGCTGATGAACTTTGAGTCCAGACTCGTGACATTTTCCTCTCTCTTCGGGTGCATCTTGTTCCAGATGATGCTGCCGTCCGACAGGCGGACGCCTTCGTCGCCGATCCACGCCACCTGGTTGGTGAGCTGCACCCCGGGCTTTTCCCACATAGATCGCTGAGCGACGACGCGGCCGGTAGCTGTCTCCAGGACCTCCACGACGTCTTCGCCGTCGAACATGATGGCTGCGTAGACGCCATCGGGGCTGGTCACCAGGTGCGGATTGACGGTTGAATGAGTGTCACCCAACTCCCCCAGTTTTGAGGAATTCCGCCGGTGCTCCCACAGGACGTGGCCGTCGGCTGCGTCGAGGGCGATCACGCCGTTTTCGACCGCGATGAGCGGGCCGCGCGTGCCCGCAGCCTCATCCAGCGGGGCGCCCTCCACGACGGTGGTCCAGGCCACCTTGCCGCTGACCGAGCCGGGCATGGCAGGGTAGGGTTGCTGGCCGGGCGCGGTGGTGGAGATCGGCTGGAAGCTCATCGACAGCAGGCTCCCGGCGACGACGGTGAACGCCAGGAAAGCTGCCAAGGCACCTACCCAGAAAGCCGGGCGGCGTAACTTGGTGACGAATGTCCGCAGCCACACCAGCTGTGACGGTTTGTCATCTGGAGATGATGTGGTCTCCTCGGGTGAGTCGGAAGTTCCCGGGTCGTTACGGCTTCTGACGTCCCGGATGATCAGGTCGCAGAAGGCTGCGGTTGTCAGGGTCAGTATTCCCAGCCCGGTCGCCAGCACCCCGGTGGGGGCCAGGACATGTTGCGCTCTTTCGCCCCACAGGTAGAACAGCCGAGCTGAGACCAGGTATCCGCCAATGACCATCGGCCAGGGGAATTCACTCTGAATATCTGTCTTATCAGACGACAAATACAACCACGTCAAGGCCGATACCGTCACTCCGATGAACAGCCACGCCCATTCAAAAAACCCCAGGCTGATGGGGGGCGCGGGTGTTGTCAGTGACTGGAACAGGCCCCAGCCGATCAACACAGCTCCTGTCACCGCCAACGCAATCCGGGCCCCCGACAATGTGGTCGATATGCGGTTCATCGTTGCACCTGCCCTGCCTGCGGATTGAGGTAGGAGACGGCTCCTGGAGTCTTCGGCTCATGTGGAGCACGTTTCCTGGCTGACTGGTTCTTGTCGCCGAACGGCGCGAGGTCCCGTCCGGTGTTGAGTCTGGTGGGGAGGAGAATGACTGGGCAGGTGTGCGGCAACGTGGCCCCCTGGGAAGAGAACCGGCAGGCCGCTGCGCCGCAGCCGGTGGCCACGATCAATGCAGCAGGCAGGATCCATCCCATAAGCCAAGTTTGCCATTGCAAATAGAATATGTCACGCCGAAGACCCTGCTGATGGAGTCGGCGGGGATGAATCCGGTCAGCGCCCCCGGCGCCAGGCGGCTGATGGCCAGGGTCCGGTGGAGCGCATCGGGTCCACCGCATGGGCTGGTCTCGCTGTGCGCGGGAAGTGGCGATAGCGACATCGGCCGGGGCGATGCGGTGTCCCTGCCGGTGGACAGCTGATTTTTGGAAGTGAACATTCATTTTGATATGAGTATGGATGTCAACTAAAGCTAGGCGTAGCTTGGTGGGCCTGTGATTGACCGTGCTAGCTGAAAGTGAATGATGACTGAGTCTGCGACACCAGAGGGCACTACCACTGTCCGCTCCTCCTCGCGCAAGGGGCTGGCCAACTCGGTGCTCGGCACCCGGAACCTCATGATGACCGCGGCGCTGGCCGTCGTCTCCCTGATCCTAGTGATCCCCCTCAACTACGTCGGCGGGCCGCTGATGGCCACACCCGGCGGAATCATGATCGGGTGCGCCATCATGGGGCTCTGGGTGATCCCCTACCTGCTGCCCGCCGTGGTGGTCAGACGCCCGGGAGCAGTCATGATCGCGTCCCTGATCATAGGTGTCATCTCCATCTTCACCACGCCCTACGGGCCCTCGGCCATCGTCGGGAACTTCCTGGGCGGCCTCTTCGTCGAGGTACCCCTGGCCATCATGCTCTACCGGAAGTGGACCTGGTGGGCCTACCTGGCCAGCGCCGCCGTCTTCGGGCTGCTGAACGGGCTCATATATGCCGCGGCCCTTTCCGCGCTGGGGAACGTGGGTCTGATCCCCGTCGGGGTCGCGATCTCCGTGGTCTCCGCGCTCGCTGGCGGCGGGATCTGCATCCTGCTGGCGCACCTGCTCCACCGGGCCGGCATCGCCATCGACCACGATGCCTGAGCCCGGCGACGTGCTCACCGGGCCCAGCGACATGGCCGGTTCCCAGGCCCAGGTCGCCGGGGACGATGTCCTGGCTAAGGTGCGTGATCTTTCCGTGCACTACCTGGGAAGGCAGGAGTGGATCCTGAGGCAGGTCAGTTTCGACCAGCTGGCGGGGAAGGTCACCGCCGTGATCGGCCCGTCAGGCTGCGGCAAGACCACCCTGGTGCGTGCGTTGTGCGGTCTCGTGCCCCACTGCCTAGCCTCCGAGTACTCCGGCAGTCTCCAGCTGGCCGGCACCGAGATCGCCGACGCCTCCGTCCAGCTCATCTCCGGTCACATCGCCTACGTCGGGCAGAATCCCGACGCTGCGGTGGTCACCCGGACCGTTCACGACGACGTCGCCTTCCCGCTGCAGAACCTGTGCCTTCCCCGCGACGAGATCAGCTCGCGGGTGGTGGACGCGCTGAACAGCGTCGGGCTCCTGGACCGGATCTGGGACGATCCCTGGACGCTGTCCGGCGGGCAGCGGCAGCGCCTCGCGGTGGCCGTCGCCCTCGCCATGCGTCCCAGGCTGTTGGTCCTCGACGAACCCACCAGCACCATCGACCCCGCCGGCCAGCGCGACTTCTACACACTGGTCGCGGGGCTCGTCGCCGGCGGCATGGGGGTCGTCGTCATCGACCA
The sequence above is drawn from the Arachnia rubra genome and encodes:
- a CDS encoding ArsR/SmtB family transcription factor is translated as MAREVSHPAAADLSLDAVLGALSDPLRRDILRRIADEGPLYCGDLEYDVVKSTLSHHLRVLRKSGLMHTEVLGKHRRITRRDHVVGRRFPGLLEAVGLPPGEGRWEE
- a CDS encoding ECF transporter S component; amino-acid sequence: MMTESATPEGTTTVRSSSRKGLANSVLGTRNLMMTAALAVVSLILVIPLNYVGGPLMATPGGIMIGCAIMGLWVIPYLLPAVVVRRPGAVMIASLIIGVISIFTTPYGPSAIVGNFLGGLFVEVPLAIMLYRKWTWWAYLASAAVFGLLNGLIYAAALSALGNVGLIPVGVAISVVSALAGGGICILLAHLLHRAGIAIDHDA
- a CDS encoding TetR/AcrR family transcriptional regulator produces the protein MGRPRTFDDDAVIDRAMEEFWANGYHATSPARLAEVTGLAKGSLYNAFTSKRALFDKCLDRYHQQITDLAKGLLDHPGSTRECLTDALRSVVDSDLAQPQRRGCLIGNTAVELAGHDPEIARKLRRMQNESTSWFAERIRRGQCAGDVRADLDADAFAHHLATTLAGLRVMAMTHDAPTLYGVIDTALTGL
- a CDS encoding SDR family oxidoreductase, coding for MDLHLEGKTALVTGASRGIGLAVARALTAEGVRVAGAARTITPELAEVAQTAIAADLSTPEGAASAVGTALAEFGGLDILVNNVGAGDLDHMGLGGFLDSDDSQWHHLLNLNLFSAVWTSKAALPSLIERRGAIVNLGSVNARFPSTGPVGYSEAKAALVAFGKRLSEEFGPQGVRVNTVSPGPVGTGLWRDPDGFGAQVAAANGAPHADFLTAMPATFGITSGRISEPEEVAALIAFLASPAAGNITGTEIIADGGIIKTT
- a CDS encoding helical backbone metal receptor, translated to MLDDLGSDVALREPPRRVVSLVPSLTEAIAVTVPGVLVGATDWCTHPAGLDVTRVRGTKNPNRDLIAALHPDLVVANQEENRRLDVDRLRAAGIPVWVTRIDSIAEALDSLDRLFREAFGLRETDWIDKAREVWNRPPRLTGRVALPVWRDPWIWVGAGTYPNDVLRRLGLVNIVDELRYPHLKISDALRRNPDLALLPDEPYPFTAADGPEALGPVRPVAVKGRSLFWYGPAMLKARDELEAALLT
- a CDS encoding outer membrane protein assembly factor BamB family protein, with protein sequence MNRISTTLSGARIALAVTGAVLIGWGLFQSLTTPAPPISLGFFEWAWLFIGVTVSALTWLYLSSDKTDIQSEFPWPMVIGGYLVSARLFYLWGERAQHVLAPTGVLATGLGILTLTTAAFCDLIIRDVRSRNDPGTSDSPEETTSSPDDKPSQLVWLRTFVTKLRRPAFWVGALAAFLAFTVVAGSLLSMSFQPISTTAPGQQPYPAMPGSVSGKVAWTTVVEGAPLDEAAGTRGPLIAVENGVIALDAADGHVLWEHRRNSSKLGELGDTHSTVNPHLVTSPDGVYAAIMFDGEDVVEVLETATGRVVAQRSMWEKPGVQLTNQVAWIGDEGVRLSDGSIIWNKMHPKREENVTSLDSKFISQTDCIRAAPCSIVMFSDSDPDDYQRVDNLIDGNRDRVNTAHGWMAQLAPRTSDPGTSKATTLQAYSLNTGQTVPLGDFDRVLHTSETRLVLARDGQVAVFDPGTATISDPMPYPEPSDGTPNSEDINDVGKAWPTGDLYTVDWRTTGGPHLALRRPGTSVDVPVELPANAPKLDDIVRATSWAVPGCVMVQNTTRQRSSVREIDKTLLACVR
- a CDS encoding MFS transporter, which translates into the protein MPSHQKTVSEPVMGVLSFFTLFVIGTDTFLITPLLPLLQREFGVPLAQAGWLVSAYALGYALFALVAGPVSDRNDRRAVLLAGVAAFTVFTGACGLTWSFWSMFATRFLAGVGAAFVSPQIWAAIPMVVPRGSVIKVMGYATAGLAIAQVAGIPIGSYLSAQDWRLPFFAIAAASVLLWMTLFAAFPNVRPSTSSERILDPYRGVLGSRVLRWSLVAYLVFQAGCLGAFSFIASWLARDFGAAQTDLGTSMMVIGIGQGIGSLAGPRLVARIGERTSLWAGIIVVGCGFLTASAMPSRWSATAAFAITMLAGGALLPVMMGQLQSHAGQVRGTVSSLSNTAMYLGTSVTGAIGGTLLTILPGYWGISAFTATTFTLALGIYWQAGAFQRQEQAIV